The following are from one region of the Geothermobacter ehrlichii genome:
- a CDS encoding integration host factor subunit alpha has translation MTKADLIERVYLKTGYSKKESAEIVEMVFDLMKETLEGGEKIKIAGFGNFVVKDKASRRGRNPQTGEEIEITSRRILTFKPSQVLKNMINGEK, from the coding sequence ATGACTAAGGCGGACCTGATCGAACGCGTATACCTCAAAACCGGTTATTCCAAGAAAGAATCCGCTGAAATTGTCGAGATGGTTTTCGACCTGATGAAAGAGACTCTGGAGGGCGGGGAAAAGATCAAGATCGCCGGCTTCGGCAACTTCGTTGTCAAGGACAAGGCCTCACGTCGTGGACGCAATCCCCAGACCGGAGAGGAAATCGAAATTACTTCCCGTCGGATCCTGACCTTCAAGCCGAGTCAGGTGCTCAAGAACATGATCAACGGGGAGAAGTAA
- a CDS encoding YqaA family protein, translated as MRWLRRLYDWVLSWSESPHARPALFFLALSEASFFPVPPDVLLMAMCLALPAASWTFAAIALAGSVLGGVGGYLIGYALWGVAAPFFFHYVPGFNVETFASMRSLFDQYGFLAVFTAGFTPVPYKIITISAGVFQINFPVFVVASIVSRGLRFLLVAGLLKKFGPPIRELIERYFNLFSLLFLLLLVGGFLLVRHLL; from the coding sequence ATGCGCTGGTTGCGGCGGCTCTACGACTGGGTTCTGTCCTGGAGCGAAAGCCCTCATGCCCGGCCGGCTCTCTTTTTTCTCGCCTTGAGCGAAGCTTCCTTCTTTCCGGTTCCACCTGATGTGCTGCTGATGGCCATGTGTCTGGCGCTGCCGGCGGCGAGCTGGACCTTCGCCGCCATTGCCCTGGCCGGTTCGGTGCTGGGGGGGGTCGGCGGTTATCTGATCGGCTACGCCCTCTGGGGAGTGGCGGCGCCGTTTTTCTTCCACTATGTTCCCGGTTTCAACGTCGAAACCTTCGCCAGCATGCGGTCCCTGTTCGATCAGTACGGTTTTCTGGCTGTCTTTACCGCCGGTTTTACCCCCGTTCCCTACAAGATCATCACCATCAGCGCTGGTGTATTCCAGATCAATTTTCCGGTTTTTGTCGTGGCGTCCATCGTCAGCCGAGGGCTACGCTTTCTGCTGGTAGCGGGGCTGCTGAAGAAATTCGGGCCGCCGATCAGGGAGTTGATCGAGCGCTATTTCAATCTCTTCTCCCTTCTGTTTCTCCTGCTGTTGGTCGGCGGTTTTCTTCTCGTCAGGCATCTGCTGTGA
- the surE gene encoding 5'/3'-nucleotidase SurE — MLILVTNDDGIQSPGIHSLAEGLRTVGEVVVVAPDRERSAVGHALTLQSPLRAEELRPGWFAVDGTPTDCVNLGIHGLLERRPDLVVSGINRGGNLGDDITYSGTVAAAMEATLMGVPAFAISLVDGPYPLEAFFPAVGIAVRLSHLLQERNLPPDTFFNVNVPKEHSGEVLLTRQGKRRYGELVVEKEDPRGRKYYWIGGGESGFDDEPGTDFHAVARGHVSVTPLHLDLTNYRALGQLSSWGLEELGQTD, encoded by the coding sequence TTGCTCATCCTGGTGACCAACGACGATGGCATTCAGTCCCCCGGTATTCACAGTCTGGCGGAGGGATTGAGAACAGTTGGCGAAGTCGTCGTGGTCGCGCCGGATCGGGAGCGCAGCGCCGTCGGGCATGCTCTGACCCTGCAGAGCCCGCTTCGCGCCGAAGAGTTGCGCCCCGGCTGGTTTGCCGTCGACGGCACGCCGACCGACTGTGTCAATCTCGGTATCCACGGCCTGCTCGAACGCCGGCCCGATCTGGTCGTTTCCGGAATCAACCGCGGGGGCAACCTGGGCGATGACATCACCTACTCAGGGACGGTAGCGGCCGCCATGGAGGCGACCCTGATGGGGGTTCCCGCTTTTGCTATCTCGCTGGTCGACGGTCCTTATCCCCTCGAGGCCTTTTTCCCGGCGGTCGGCATTGCCGTCCGGCTCAGCCACCTGCTGCAGGAGAGGAATCTGCCGCCGGACACCTTCTTCAATGTCAATGTTCCCAAGGAGCATTCCGGAGAGGTGCTGCTGACCCGGCAGGGGAAACGCCGCTATGGCGAGCTGGTGGTCGAAAAGGAGGATCCGCGCGGTCGCAAATACTACTGGATCGGCGGTGGTGAATCCGGTTTCGATGACGAGCCGGGGACCGATTTTCATGCCGTTGCCCGCGGTCATGTCTCGGTGACGCCTCTTCACCTCGATCTGACCAATTACCGTGCCTTGGGCCAGCTGTCTTCCTGGGGCCTGGAAGAGCTGGGACAGACAGACTGA
- a CDS encoding M23 family metallopeptidase, with product MRFSRGFLLLTVLLLLAGCSPPRGVYHTVGKGQTLYQISKTYHVDEAYLARVNGIDDPTRLAVGQKLFIPGATRTRYVPPTVKTVAGKPARPSVVSRSSGSRKQPEARKSPPARSGGGAVKKKAETGVRRKPPASRAGRVEKGFFAWPQRGKIVRRFGGRGAGASNGIEIAMPPGSAVFSAAAGKVIYSGNGISGYGNLIVVQHEKDYYSIYGYNRQNLVKAGSFVSKGQKIALSGVPPSGGAPRLYFEIRKGKTPVNPIFYLP from the coding sequence ATGCGCTTTTCGAGGGGTTTTCTGCTGCTGACGGTTCTTCTTTTGCTTGCGGGCTGTTCGCCGCCTCGCGGTGTCTATCATACCGTCGGCAAGGGGCAGACTCTTTACCAGATCAGCAAGACCTATCATGTCGACGAGGCCTATCTGGCCCGTGTCAACGGCATCGACGATCCCACCCGGCTGGCGGTGGGACAGAAGCTGTTCATTCCCGGCGCCACCCGCACCCGCTACGTGCCCCCCACGGTAAAAACCGTTGCCGGGAAACCGGCTCGTCCTTCCGTAGTATCCCGTTCGTCCGGCAGCAGAAAACAACCAGAGGCTCGCAAGTCGCCGCCCGCCCGTTCCGGCGGCGGAGCGGTGAAGAAGAAGGCCGAGACCGGCGTGCGCCGCAAACCGCCCGCCAGCCGTGCGGGCAGGGTGGAGAAGGGCTTTTTCGCCTGGCCGCAACGCGGAAAGATCGTGCGCCGGTTCGGCGGCCGTGGCGCCGGCGCCAGCAACGGAATCGAGATCGCCATGCCGCCCGGTTCGGCCGTTTTCAGCGCCGCTGCGGGCAAGGTGATCTACAGTGGCAACGGCATCAGCGGCTATGGCAACCTGATCGTCGTCCAGCACGAAAAGGACTATTATTCCATCTACGGCTACAACCGGCAAAACCTGGTCAAGGCTGGCAGTTTCGTCAGCAAGGGGCAGAAGATCGCCCTGTCCGGAGTCCCGCCTTCCGGGGGGGCTCCCAGGCTCTATTTCGAGATCAGAAAAGGGAAGACGCCGGTAAATCCCATTTTTTACTTGCCTTGA
- a CDS encoding MerR family transcriptional regulator: MDTRIPDKLYFRIGEVAELTGIKPHVLRYWESEFKSFKPVKSRSNQRLYRRKDVELVFRLKDLLYEQGYTIAGARKKLKERQPSGKKAVEQLALPLTGAREKVLLRQIHSELSVLRDRLKSPLES; this comes from the coding sequence ATGGACACGAGGATTCCTGACAAGCTCTATTTCCGGATCGGCGAAGTGGCCGAACTGACCGGGATCAAGCCGCATGTCCTGCGCTACTGGGAATCCGAGTTCAAGTCCTTCAAGCCTGTCAAAAGCCGCAGCAACCAGCGGCTCTATCGTCGCAAGGATGTCGAGCTGGTCTTTCGTCTCAAGGATCTGCTGTACGAACAGGGCTATACCATCGCCGGTGCGCGCAAGAAGCTGAAGGAAAGACAGCCATCCGGAAAGAAGGCTGTGGAGCAGCTGGCGCTTCCCCTGACAGGGGCCCGGGAGAAAGTCCTGCTGCGGCAGATTCATTCTGAGCTGAGCGTTCTGCGTGACCGGCTCAAATCTCCACTTGAGTCCTGA
- the rpmI gene encoding 50S ribosomal protein L35, with translation MPKIKTNRGAAKRFRRTGTGKIRRNKAYHSHILTKKTTKRKREMRQSALVAPADAKNIARLIPYL, from the coding sequence ATGCCGAAGATCAAGACCAACAGGGGCGCCGCCAAGCGCTTCCGCAGGACCGGAACCGGAAAGATCCGTCGGAACAAGGCTTATCACAGCCACATTCTGACCAAAAAGACCACCAAGAGAAAGCGTGAAATGCGTCAGTCGGCCCTGGTTGCGCCGGCGGATGCCAAGAATATCGCCCGGCTCATTCCCTATCTGTGA
- the thrS gene encoding threonine--tRNA ligase: MSVIRVSLPDGSVKEVEKGSTPLDVARTIGEGLARQSVAARVDGRLVDLTRPLNSDCRLELVTLKSSEGLEIYRHSAAHLMAHAVKSLFGRDVQVTIGPAIDNGFYYDFYSENHTFTPEEFDRIEARMAELAKADYPIERQEIGREEAIRLFSEMGEDYKVELIRDLDEPVVSIYRQGDFVDLCRGPHLPSTGYLKAFKLTSVAGAYWRGDEKNAMLQRIYATAFPDKKELKKYLHRLEEARKRDHRKLGRELDLFSFSEEAGAGLVIWHPKGALLRTLIEDFERREHLKRGYDIVMGPQILRTELWKTSGHYENYRENMYFTEVDEQSYGIKPMNCLAHMLIYKSKIRSYRDLPLRYFELGTVHRHEKSGVLHGLLRVRGFTQDDAHILCTPEQLDGEIKGVLNFVRDVMGIFGFEYEMEISTRPEKSIGSDEDWERATRALMGALDDSGLPYEVNEGDGAFYGPKIDIKLKDALDRRWQCATIQCDFTLPERFDLTYIGPDGEKHRPVMVHRVILGAIERFIGVLIEHYAGNFPLWISPVQAVVMNVTDNQAAYAEKVHETLLNAGIRVKKDLRNEKLGFKIREAQVEKVPYMLVIGDREMADGTVAPRYRDGRNLEPMTPEVFAAFVQDECRQYR; the protein is encoded by the coding sequence ATGAGCGTGATTCGCGTCAGCCTGCCGGATGGCAGTGTCAAAGAGGTTGAAAAGGGGAGTACCCCGCTGGATGTCGCCCGGACAATCGGGGAGGGTCTGGCGCGTCAGTCGGTGGCTGCCCGCGTCGATGGTCGCCTGGTAGACCTGACGCGGCCTCTCAATTCCGACTGCCGGCTCGAACTGGTCACTCTCAAGAGCAGTGAAGGGCTCGAAATCTACCGCCACTCCGCCGCTCATCTCATGGCCCATGCCGTCAAGAGCCTGTTCGGTCGTGACGTCCAGGTGACCATCGGGCCGGCCATCGACAACGGGTTCTATTACGATTTCTACAGCGAGAACCACACCTTCACTCCCGAGGAATTCGACAGGATCGAGGCCCGCATGGCCGAGCTGGCGAAGGCCGACTATCCCATCGAGAGACAGGAGATCGGTCGCGAGGAGGCGATTCGTCTCTTCAGCGAGATGGGAGAAGACTACAAGGTCGAGCTGATCCGCGATCTCGACGAACCGGTGGTCTCCATCTACCGGCAGGGCGATTTCGTCGATCTCTGCCGCGGTCCGCATCTGCCTTCGACCGGCTACCTGAAGGCCTTCAAGCTGACCAGCGTTGCCGGAGCCTACTGGCGTGGCGACGAGAAGAACGCCATGCTGCAGCGGATCTATGCCACGGCCTTTCCCGACAAGAAAGAGCTGAAGAAATACCTGCACCGGCTCGAGGAGGCGCGCAAGCGAGATCACCGCAAGCTCGGCCGGGAGCTCGATCTTTTCTCCTTCAGCGAGGAGGCGGGAGCCGGTCTGGTCATCTGGCATCCGAAAGGGGCGCTGTTGCGTACCCTGATCGAGGATTTCGAGCGGCGCGAACACCTGAAGCGGGGCTACGACATCGTCATGGGGCCGCAGATTCTGCGCACCGAACTGTGGAAGACCTCGGGACACTACGAGAATTATCGCGAAAACATGTATTTCACCGAGGTCGACGAGCAGAGCTACGGCATCAAGCCGATGAACTGCCTGGCCCACATGCTGATCTACAAGTCGAAGATCCGCTCCTACCGCGACCTGCCGCTGCGCTATTTCGAACTCGGCACCGTGCACCGGCACGAAAAATCCGGTGTGCTGCACGGCCTGTTGCGGGTGCGCGGTTTCACCCAGGACGACGCCCACATCCTCTGTACGCCCGAACAGCTCGATGGCGAGATCAAGGGGGTGCTGAATTTTGTCCGCGACGTGATGGGGATCTTCGGTTTCGAATACGAGATGGAGATCTCCACCCGGCCGGAAAAGTCGATCGGCTCGGACGAGGACTGGGAGCGTGCCACCCGGGCCCTGATGGGCGCCCTGGACGACTCGGGTCTCCCCTACGAGGTCAACGAGGGCGACGGCGCCTTCTACGGGCCGAAGATCGACATCAAGCTCAAGGATGCTCTCGATCGCCGCTGGCAGTGCGCGACCATCCAGTGCGACTTTACCCTGCCGGAACGCTTCGATCTTACCTACATCGGCCCGGACGGCGAGAAGCACCGGCCGGTCATGGTGCACCGCGTCATTCTCGGCGCCATCGAGCGTTTCATCGGGGTTCTGATCGAACATTACGCCGGAAATTTCCCGCTCTGGATTTCTCCGGTTCAGGCTGTGGTGATGAATGTCACCGACAATCAGGCCGCTTACGCCGAAAAAGTCCACGAAACCCTGTTAAATGCCGGAATCAGGGTAAAAAAGGACTTGCGAAATGAAAAGCTGGGCTTTAAAATCCGTGAGGCTCAGGTCGAGAAAGTTCCCTACATGCTGGTCATCGGCGATCGCGAGATGGCCGACGGCACGGTCGCTCCCCGTTATCGGGACGGAAGGAACCTCGAGCCGATGACGCCGGAAGTTTTCGCAGCATTCGTCCAGGACGAATGCCGTCAATACCGTTGA
- the rplT gene encoding 50S ribosomal protein L20, which translates to MPRVKRGFKARRRRNRILKLAKGYRGARGKLFRSATEAVDRALNYAYRDRKVRKRDFRALWITRINAAARENGLTYSRLVHGLKKADIQLDRKILAELAVTDPAGFSSVVEQARAQLQ; encoded by the coding sequence ATGCCGAGAGTCAAAAGAGGATTCAAAGCGAGACGCAGAAGAAACCGTATCCTGAAACTGGCCAAAGGTTACCGCGGCGCGCGTGGCAAGCTGTTCCGCAGCGCCACCGAGGCGGTCGACCGGGCCCTCAACTACGCCTACCGCGACCGCAAGGTGCGCAAGCGCGACTTCCGCGCGCTGTGGATCACCCGCATCAACGCCGCGGCGAGGGAAAACGGCCTGACCTACAGCCGCCTGGTGCACGGGCTGAAGAAAGCCGACATCCAGCTCGACCGGAAGATTCTGGCCGAACTGGCGGTGACTGATCCCGCCGGCTTTAGCTCGGTTGTGGAGCAGGCTCGAGCGCAGCTTCAATAA
- a CDS encoding protein-L-isoaspartate(D-aspartate) O-methyltransferase translates to MRYAIARKKMVERQIRGRGITDQKVLKAMLEVPRHLFVEPALESQAYSDSPLPIGYRQTISQPYMVGYMTAALELQGDEKVLEVGTGSGYQAAILARIARKVYTVERIPELARRARRLFDQLGLNNINLKVCDGSLGWASEAPFDAIVVTAASPDIPEEYLQQLADGGRLVIPVGGQEGQLLKRVTRRGDHFETENLLGCRFVPLIGERGWADDEN, encoded by the coding sequence ATGCGTTACGCCATAGCCAGAAAAAAAATGGTCGAACGGCAGATCCGCGGTCGTGGCATCACCGATCAGAAGGTGCTGAAAGCCATGCTCGAGGTGCCGCGGCATCTCTTTGTCGAACCGGCGCTGGAAAGCCAGGCCTACTCCGACAGCCCGCTGCCCATCGGCTATCGGCAGACCATTTCGCAGCCCTACATGGTCGGATACATGACGGCGGCGCTCGAGCTTCAGGGAGACGAAAAGGTGTTGGAAGTCGGCACCGGTTCGGGCTACCAGGCGGCGATTCTGGCGCGCATCGCCAGAAAGGTCTATACCGTCGAGCGCATCCCCGAGTTGGCGCGACGTGCGCGCCGCCTGTTCGATCAGCTGGGACTGAACAACATCAATCTCAAGGTCTGTGACGGCAGTCTCGGCTGGGCTTCCGAAGCTCCCTTCGACGCCATTGTCGTGACCGCTGCTTCACCCGACATTCCCGAGGAATACCTGCAGCAGCTGGCCGACGGCGGCCGACTGGTGATTCCCGTCGGCGGACAGGAAGGGCAGCTGCTGAAAAGGGTGACCCGCCGGGGGGATCATTTCGAGACGGAGAATCTTCTCGGCTGCCGGTTCGTGCCCCTGATCGGTGAACGTGGCTGGGCGGACGACGAGAACTGA
- the infC gene encoding translation initiation factor IF-3, translated as MARFRDNRTTGDTTRVNGQIRAREVRVITEDGEQLGIMDVASALEAAAERGLDLVEVAPNSNPPVCRIMDYGKYKYQASKKAAEAKKKAARVDIKEVKLRPKTEEHDYNVKVRNARRFLEAGNKVKVTIMFRGREVTHPEFGRRLLERVAEDVKDLGQVEMMPRMAGRFMTMVVAPLKK; from the coding sequence ATCGCCAGGTTCAGAGACAACAGGACGACGGGAGATACGACCCGCGTCAACGGCCAGATAAGGGCCCGGGAAGTCCGGGTCATCACCGAGGACGGAGAACAGCTGGGCATCATGGATGTTGCCTCCGCCCTGGAAGCCGCCGCCGAGCGCGGCCTGGATCTGGTCGAGGTAGCACCGAATTCAAATCCGCCTGTCTGCCGCATCATGGATTACGGCAAGTACAAGTACCAGGCGAGCAAAAAGGCTGCTGAAGCTAAGAAGAAAGCGGCCCGGGTCGATATCAAGGAAGTCAAGCTGCGGCCCAAGACCGAGGAGCACGACTACAACGTCAAGGTTCGCAACGCTCGACGCTTTCTCGAGGCCGGCAACAAGGTCAAGGTGACCATCATGTTTCGCGGCCGCGAGGTGACCCATCCGGAGTTCGGCCGCAGGCTCCTGGAGCGGGTCGCCGAAGACGTGAAGGATCTCGGCCAGGTCGAGATGATGCCTCGGATGGCCGGGCGGTTCATGACCATGGTCGTTGCGCCGCTGAAAAAATAA
- the pheS gene encoding phenylalanine--tRNA ligase subunit alpha: MKDKLETLARDTGAAIAAAVSESELQQIRVRILGKKGELTAIMKGMGKLSPEERPVVGALANRVKQELEQAFAEKIGQLRQQEVARRLASEKIDVTLPGRPAWIGSRHPITLVTEEVVGIFASLGFGVAEGPEIEQDFYNFEALNIPKDHPARDMQDTFYIDDDTVLRTHTSPVQIRTMLAQQPPVRVVAPGTVYRRDSDLTHSPMFHQIEGFLVDRKVTFGDLKGILTTFIERFFGPDLGVRFRPSFFPFTEPSAEVDVECVICRGKGCRVCGQTGWLEILGSGMIDPEVFRSVNYDPEVYSGFAFGMGLERMAMLKYGVNDLRLFFENDIRFLSQFK; the protein is encoded by the coding sequence ATGAAGGACAAACTCGAAACCCTGGCCCGTGACACCGGCGCGGCGATAGCCGCCGCCGTCAGCGAATCCGAGCTGCAGCAGATTCGGGTTCGGATTCTCGGCAAGAAGGGCGAGCTGACGGCGATCATGAAGGGGATGGGAAAGCTTTCCCCCGAAGAACGTCCGGTCGTTGGCGCTCTCGCCAACAGGGTCAAGCAGGAACTGGAACAGGCCTTTGCCGAAAAGATCGGGCAGCTGCGGCAGCAGGAGGTCGCCCGCCGCCTGGCTTCGGAAAAGATCGACGTGACTCTGCCCGGCCGTCCGGCCTGGATCGGCAGCCGGCATCCGATCACCCTGGTGACCGAAGAAGTGGTCGGCATTTTTGCCTCGCTCGGTTTCGGCGTTGCCGAAGGCCCTGAAATCGAGCAGGATTTCTACAATTTCGAGGCGCTGAACATCCCGAAGGACCATCCCGCGCGTGACATGCAGGATACCTTCTATATCGACGACGACACCGTACTGCGCACCCACACATCGCCGGTGCAGATCCGCACCATGCTGGCGCAGCAGCCGCCGGTCCGGGTGGTCGCGCCGGGGACTGTCTACCGTCGGGATTCCGACCTGACCCACAGCCCGATGTTTCACCAGATCGAGGGTTTTCTGGTCGACAGGAAGGTCACCTTCGGTGACCTGAAGGGGATTCTGACTACCTTTATCGAGCGTTTCTTCGGCCCCGATCTCGGTGTGCGCTTTCGGCCGTCCTTCTTTCCCTTCACCGAGCCTTCGGCGGAAGTCGATGTCGAATGCGTCATCTGCCGCGGCAAGGGCTGCCGGGTCTGCGGGCAGACCGGCTGGCTCGAAATTCTCGGCAGCGGCATGATCGACCCGGAGGTTTTCCGTTCCGTCAACTACGATCCCGAAGTCTACAGCGGCTTTGCCTTCGGGATGGGGCTGGAGCGCATGGCCATGCTGAAATACGGCGTCAACGACCTGCGGCTCTTTTTCGAGAACGACATCAGATTCCTCTCTCAGTTCAAGTAG
- the pheT gene encoding phenylalanine--tRNA ligase subunit beta, giving the protein MIVTTNWLREFVDFDGDAADLAHRLTMAGLEVESVDHIGQDLDSVIVARLITVDRHPDADRLTVCRVDTGSEELQIVCGATNHRAGDLVALAQVGSVLPGNFKIKKSKIRGQVSMGMLCSEKELGLSEEASGIMILPEGLEPGRPVFEALGLKDTRLEIGLTPNRPDCLSVIGVAREVAALYGRKLKFPSVSVVEQGPDIGGETSVTIEEPEHCPRYMARLIRGAKIGPSPQWLVRRLESVGLRSVNNVVDITNLVMLELGQPMHAFDFNLLRGGRIVVRRAEEGSRFTTLDGQERLLKGTDLVICDGEGPVALAGIMGGENSEIREETTDILLESAYFRPTTVRRTSKRLGIHTESSHRFERGTDIEMVPVALDRAAALVVELAGGIVCRGSIDAYPRPFVPARIDLSSERCRDVLGIDLDTEAIRGHLESIGVATGPAAADGVIACTVPSFRPDLEREIDLVEEVARLAGYDRIPVTMPETRILASRPNPLQNFVRGLRDQMVASGFSEVINYSFISPAAFDQVGLAADDSRRDAIAILNPLTEEQSVMRTTLVPSLLQTVTGNLAYRSLDLRLFELRPVFLRGEGEEHAEPCRLTAVMTGRRSPLGWASDQNAVDFYDLKGVVERVLSAAGVENAVWLADGEEPYLHPGKSARIVVDGELLGTAGEVHPVVQEKYGLEQVVYLFELDVEVLRKHAREGVSFRELSRFPDLFRDTAILVDEEISASRVLEVVKTAIPRFAEDIVLFDLYCGKGVPEGKKSLAFRVRYRSKEGTLTDEEINRVHDKIVRRLEKDLGAQIR; this is encoded by the coding sequence ATGATCGTTACGACCAACTGGCTCAGGGAGTTTGTTGATTTCGATGGCGATGCCGCCGATCTGGCCCATCGCCTGACTATGGCGGGACTGGAAGTCGAATCGGTGGACCACATCGGTCAGGATCTCGACAGCGTCATTGTCGCCCGGCTGATCACCGTCGACCGGCATCCCGACGCCGACCGCCTGACCGTCTGCCGTGTCGATACCGGCAGCGAGGAACTGCAGATTGTCTGCGGCGCCACCAACCACCGGGCCGGCGATCTGGTTGCGCTGGCCCAGGTCGGCAGCGTGCTGCCCGGAAATTTCAAGATCAAGAAATCGAAGATTCGCGGCCAGGTATCCATGGGTATGCTCTGCTCGGAAAAGGAGCTGGGCCTTTCCGAGGAAGCTTCCGGCATCATGATCCTGCCCGAAGGTCTCGAACCGGGGCGTCCCGTTTTCGAGGCTCTCGGCCTCAAGGATACCCGGCTGGAGATCGGCCTGACCCCCAATCGCCCCGACTGTCTGAGCGTGATTGGCGTCGCGCGCGAGGTCGCTGCCCTTTACGGCCGGAAGCTGAAGTTCCCCTCTGTCAGCGTCGTCGAACAGGGGCCCGATATCGGCGGCGAGACGTCGGTGACCATCGAAGAGCCCGAGCACTGCCCCCGCTACATGGCGCGGCTGATTCGTGGGGCCAAAATCGGTCCCTCGCCACAGTGGCTGGTGCGGCGGCTCGAGTCGGTCGGCCTGCGCTCGGTGAACAATGTGGTCGATATCACCAACCTGGTCATGCTCGAGCTCGGCCAGCCGATGCACGCTTTCGACTTCAATCTGTTGCGCGGCGGCAGAATCGTCGTCCGGCGGGCCGAAGAGGGCAGCCGCTTTACCACTCTCGACGGCCAGGAGCGCCTGCTCAAGGGGACCGACCTCGTCATCTGTGACGGCGAGGGCCCCGTGGCCCTGGCCGGCATCATGGGCGGCGAAAATTCGGAAATCCGTGAGGAGACCACCGACATCCTGCTCGAGAGCGCCTATTTCAGGCCGACGACGGTGCGTCGGACCAGCAAGCGGCTCGGAATCCACACCGAATCGTCACACCGCTTCGAGCGCGGTACCGATATCGAGATGGTGCCGGTGGCCCTTGATCGCGCCGCCGCCCTGGTTGTCGAACTGGCCGGCGGTATCGTCTGCCGGGGGAGTATCGATGCCTACCCGCGGCCTTTCGTGCCGGCCCGCATCGACCTTTCGTCCGAGCGCTGTCGCGACGTTCTCGGCATCGATCTCGACACCGAGGCCATTCGCGGACATCTGGAGTCGATCGGTGTTGCAACCGGACCGGCGGCAGCCGACGGTGTCATCGCCTGCACGGTTCCGTCCTTCCGGCCTGACCTCGAAAGGGAGATCGACCTGGTCGAGGAGGTGGCCAGGCTGGCTGGTTACGACCGGATTCCGGTCACCATGCCGGAAACGCGCATTCTGGCGAGCAGGCCCAATCCGCTGCAGAACTTTGTCCGCGGCCTGCGCGACCAGATGGTTGCCTCCGGCTTCAGCGAGGTGATCAACTACTCGTTCATCTCCCCGGCCGCCTTCGACCAGGTCGGCCTGGCAGCCGACGACAGCAGGCGTGATGCCATCGCCATTCTCAACCCGCTGACCGAAGAGCAGTCGGTGATGCGAACGACCCTCGTGCCCAGTCTGCTGCAGACCGTGACCGGCAATCTCGCCTACCGCTCCCTGGATCTGCGGCTTTTCGAACTGCGCCCGGTCTTTCTGCGCGGTGAGGGCGAGGAGCACGCCGAACCCTGTCGCCTTACGGCGGTCATGACCGGCCGCCGCTCGCCCCTGGGATGGGCATCCGACCAGAACGCGGTCGATTTCTACGACCTGAAAGGGGTTGTCGAAAGGGTCCTGTCGGCCGCCGGCGTCGAGAATGCCGTCTGGCTCGCCGATGGTGAAGAACCCTATCTGCACCCGGGCAAATCGGCCAGGATCGTCGTCGACGGCGAGCTGCTCGGTACGGCCGGCGAGGTCCATCCCGTGGTCCAGGAAAAATACGGTCTCGAGCAGGTCGTTTATCTGTTCGAGCTCGATGTCGAAGTCCTGCGCAAACACGCCAGGGAAGGCGTCAGTTTCCGCGAACTTTCCCGTTTCCCCGATCTTTTCCGCGATACGGCCATTCTGGTCGATGAAGAGATTTCCGCTTCTCGGGTGCTTGAGGTTGTCAAGACGGCCATCCCGCGTTTCGCCGAAGATATCGTCCTTTTCGACCTCTACTGCGGCAAGGGGGTTCCCGAAGGCAAGAAGAGCCTGGCGTTCCGGGTTCGTTACCGGTCGAAGGAGGGGACCCTGACCGACGAGGAGATCAACCGCGTGCACGACAAGATCGTGCGCCGGCTGGAGAAGGATCTCGGCGCCCAGATACGCTGA